Proteins from one Plodia interpunctella isolate USDA-ARS_2022_Savannah chromosome 7, ilPloInte3.2, whole genome shotgun sequence genomic window:
- the sw gene encoding cytoplasmic dynein 1 intermediate chain isoform X7, with translation MSSMSDRKAELERKKAKLQALREEKDRRRREKEQKDAEEALQRAATTSTLDSRRDLDEMLSSLGVAPVRDVLSSLSSMTSLTPPRTASPDVSMPHMDKASLPAQGVPRKPASLQVVAVQATDIPPKESVTYAKQTQTTAAAGAELRDGCSSNASPLAGYMEDWWRPRKDEYNLNPGLEWEDEFTGDEEDAAFHGKLPPGILPHGLPTVKEVQPAVTAAPLEKKEEEKEKKVRELSADEKQTIMLSAEFQKFMSRAGRVIERALAESVDIYTDYTGGGDGENAIDDKSVAKLSLVRTFYDERWSKGRCVTCLDWSSAHPELLLASYHNSDDAPHDPDGVCLVWNTKFKKTTPEDIFHCQSPVMSATFARFHPNLILGGTYSGQIVLWDNRIQKRTPVQRTPLSSLAHTHPVYCLSVVGSQNAHNLISVSTDGRLCSWSLDMLSQPQETLELQHRQSKAVAVTAMGFPHGDVNNFVLGSEDGNVYSGCLYGQRAGVAECWEAHAGAVTGVACHAAAGALDLAHLYLTCSVDWSVKLWSSKESKPLYSFEDSLDYVTDVRWSPIHPALFAAADAAGRLDLWNLNRDTEVPLASVQAEGGVAFNRVSWAPAGGHIVAGDDAGKIWVYELADSVAQPRHDEWSKLVYTLQELKHNQADDDDRLSLAPSGPPSLTSLTSLASNPLR, from the exons CAACGAGCCGCAACAACATCGACCCTGGACAGCCGCCGGGACCTGGACGAGATGCTGTCGTCGCTGGGAGTGGCTCCGGTGCGTGACGTGCTGTCGTCGCTGTCCTCCATGACGTCGCTGACGCCGCCGCGGACCGCGTCGCCCGACGTCAGTATGCCGCACATGGACAAAGCCAGTCTGCCCGCTCAGGG CGTGCCCCGGAAGCCGGCGTCGCTGCAGGTGGTGGCGGTGCAGGCCACGGATATCCCGCCGAAGGAGAGCGTGACGTACGCCAAGCAGACGCAGACCACCGCCGCGGCCGGCGCTGAGCTGAGGGATG GCTGCTCTTCCAATGCATCACCGCTTGCAGGATACATGGAGGACTGGTGGCGGCCGCGCAAAG ATGAGTACAATCTAAACCCGGGTTTAGAGTGGGAGGACGAGTTTACAG GCGACGAGGAGGACGCCGCATTCCACGGCAAGCTGCCGCCCGGCATCCTGCCGCACGGCCTTCCCACCGTCAAGGAGGTCCAGCCCGCGGTCACCGCCGCGCCCCTGGAGAAGAAAGAGGAggagaaagaaaagaaag TACGCGAACTGAGCGCAGATGAGAAGCAAACCATAATGCTGTCAGCGGAGTTCCAGAAGTTCATGTCACGTGCGGGGCGCGTGATCGAGCGCGCGCTCGCGGAGTCCGTCGACATCTACACGGACTACACGGGCGGCGGCGACGGCGAGAACGCTAT TGACGACAAGTCAGTCGCGAAGTTGTCCCTAGTCCGGACATTCTACGACGAGCGCTGGTCCAAAGGCCGCTGCGTCACCTGCCTCGACTGGTCTTCAGCCCACCCCGAGCTGCTGCTGGCCTCGTACCACAACAGCGACGACGCCCCACACGACCCCGACGGAGTTTGTCTAGTGTGGAATACCAAGTTTAAGAAGACCACTCCAGAAGATATCTTCCATTGCCAATCGCCCGTTATGAGCGCTACATTCGCCAG GTTCCACCCAAATCTCATCCTGGGAGGAACATACTCTGGTCAAATCGTGTTGTGGGACAATCGCATCCAGAAACGAACGCCGGTGCAACGCACGCCTCTGTCTTCATTGGCTCACACG CATCCAGTATACTGCCTCTCCGTGGTAGGCAGTCAAAACGCCCACAATCTAATCTCGGTTTCGACCGACGGCCGCCTCTGCTCCTGGTCGCTGGACATGTTGTCTCAGCCTCAAGAGACGCTGGAGCTCCAACACAGGCAGAGCAAGGCTGTAGCGGTGACTGCAATGGGATTCCCGCATGGAGATGTCAACAACTTCGTGTTGGGAAGCGAAGACGGCAATGTTTATTCTG GATGCCTGTACGGACAGCGCGCGGGCGTGGCGGAGTGCTGGGAAGCGCACGCGGGCGCAGTCACGGGCGTGGCGTGTCACGCGGCCGCGGGGGCGCTCGACCTCGCGCATCTCTATCTCACCTGCTCCGTCGACTGGTCCGTCAAGCTCTGGTCCTCCAAG GAATCCAAGCCGCTGTACTCGTTCGAAGATAGCTTGGACTACGTGACTGACGTAAGATGGTCGCCCATACACCCGGCGCTGTTCGCGGCGGCCGACGCCGCTGGGAGACTGGACTTGTGGAATCTCAACAGAGACACTGAG GTTCCGCTCGCGTCCGTGCAGGCGGAGGGCGGCGTGGCCTTCAACAGGGTGTCGTGGGCGCCCGCCGGCGGACACATCGTCGCGGGCGACGACGCCGGGAAGATCTGGGTCTATGAACTGGCTGAT TCGGTGGCGCAGCCGCGCCACGACGAGTGGAGCAAGCTGGTGTACACGCTGCAGGAGCTGAAGCACAACCAAGCGGACGACGACGACCGCCTCAGCCTCGCGCCCAGCGGCCCTCCCAGCCTCACCAGCCTCACCTCGCTCGCCAGCAACCCGCTCAG GTAA
- the sw gene encoding cytoplasmic dynein 1 intermediate chain isoform X4, which translates to MSSMSDRKAELERKKAKLQALREEKDRRRREKEQKDAEEALQRAATTSTLDSRRDLDEMLSSLGVAPVRDVLSSLSSMTSLTPPRTASPDVSMPHMDKASLPAQGVPRKPASLQVVAVQATDIPPKESVTYAKQTQTTAAAGAELRDGCSSNASPLAGYMEDWWRPRKAHATDYYDEYNLNPGLEWEDEFTGDEEDAAFHGKLPPGILPHGLPTVKEVQPAVTAAPLEKKEEEKEKKVRELSADEKQTIMLSAEFQKFMSRAGRVIERALAESVDIYTDYTGGGDGENAIDDKSVAKLSLVRTFYDERWSKGRCVTCLDWSSAHPELLLASYHNSDDAPHDPDGVCLVWNTKFKKTTPEDIFHCQSPVMSATFARFHPNLILGGTYSGQIVLWDNRIQKRTPVQRTPLSSLAHTHPVYCLSVVGSQNAHNLISVSTDGRLCSWSLDMLSQPQETLELQHRQSKAVAVTAMGFPHGDVNNFVLGSEDGNVYSGCLYGQRAGVAECWEAHAGAVTGVACHAAAGALDLAHLYLTCSVDWSVKLWSSKESKPLYSFEDSLDYVTDVRWSPIHPALFAAADAAGRLDLWNLNRDTEVPLASVQAEGGVAFNRVSWAPAGGHIVAGDDAGKIWVYELADSVAQPRHDEWSKLVYTLQELKHNQADDDDRLSLAPSGPPSLTSLTSLASNPLR; encoded by the exons CAACGAGCCGCAACAACATCGACCCTGGACAGCCGCCGGGACCTGGACGAGATGCTGTCGTCGCTGGGAGTGGCTCCGGTGCGTGACGTGCTGTCGTCGCTGTCCTCCATGACGTCGCTGACGCCGCCGCGGACCGCGTCGCCCGACGTCAGTATGCCGCACATGGACAAAGCCAGTCTGCCCGCTCAGGG CGTGCCCCGGAAGCCGGCGTCGCTGCAGGTGGTGGCGGTGCAGGCCACGGATATCCCGCCGAAGGAGAGCGTGACGTACGCCAAGCAGACGCAGACCACCGCCGCGGCCGGCGCTGAGCTGAGGGATG GCTGCTCTTCCAATGCATCACCGCTTGCAGGATACATGGAGGACTGGTGGCGGCCGCGCAAAG CACACGCGACCGATTACTACG ATGAGTACAATCTAAACCCGGGTTTAGAGTGGGAGGACGAGTTTACAG GCGACGAGGAGGACGCCGCATTCCACGGCAAGCTGCCGCCCGGCATCCTGCCGCACGGCCTTCCCACCGTCAAGGAGGTCCAGCCCGCGGTCACCGCCGCGCCCCTGGAGAAGAAAGAGGAggagaaagaaaagaaag TACGCGAACTGAGCGCAGATGAGAAGCAAACCATAATGCTGTCAGCGGAGTTCCAGAAGTTCATGTCACGTGCGGGGCGCGTGATCGAGCGCGCGCTCGCGGAGTCCGTCGACATCTACACGGACTACACGGGCGGCGGCGACGGCGAGAACGCTAT TGACGACAAGTCAGTCGCGAAGTTGTCCCTAGTCCGGACATTCTACGACGAGCGCTGGTCCAAAGGCCGCTGCGTCACCTGCCTCGACTGGTCTTCAGCCCACCCCGAGCTGCTGCTGGCCTCGTACCACAACAGCGACGACGCCCCACACGACCCCGACGGAGTTTGTCTAGTGTGGAATACCAAGTTTAAGAAGACCACTCCAGAAGATATCTTCCATTGCCAATCGCCCGTTATGAGCGCTACATTCGCCAG GTTCCACCCAAATCTCATCCTGGGAGGAACATACTCTGGTCAAATCGTGTTGTGGGACAATCGCATCCAGAAACGAACGCCGGTGCAACGCACGCCTCTGTCTTCATTGGCTCACACG CATCCAGTATACTGCCTCTCCGTGGTAGGCAGTCAAAACGCCCACAATCTAATCTCGGTTTCGACCGACGGCCGCCTCTGCTCCTGGTCGCTGGACATGTTGTCTCAGCCTCAAGAGACGCTGGAGCTCCAACACAGGCAGAGCAAGGCTGTAGCGGTGACTGCAATGGGATTCCCGCATGGAGATGTCAACAACTTCGTGTTGGGAAGCGAAGACGGCAATGTTTATTCTG GATGCCTGTACGGACAGCGCGCGGGCGTGGCGGAGTGCTGGGAAGCGCACGCGGGCGCAGTCACGGGCGTGGCGTGTCACGCGGCCGCGGGGGCGCTCGACCTCGCGCATCTCTATCTCACCTGCTCCGTCGACTGGTCCGTCAAGCTCTGGTCCTCCAAG GAATCCAAGCCGCTGTACTCGTTCGAAGATAGCTTGGACTACGTGACTGACGTAAGATGGTCGCCCATACACCCGGCGCTGTTCGCGGCGGCCGACGCCGCTGGGAGACTGGACTTGTGGAATCTCAACAGAGACACTGAG GTTCCGCTCGCGTCCGTGCAGGCGGAGGGCGGCGTGGCCTTCAACAGGGTGTCGTGGGCGCCCGCCGGCGGACACATCGTCGCGGGCGACGACGCCGGGAAGATCTGGGTCTATGAACTGGCTGAT TCGGTGGCGCAGCCGCGCCACGACGAGTGGAGCAAGCTGGTGTACACGCTGCAGGAGCTGAAGCACAACCAAGCGGACGACGACGACCGCCTCAGCCTCGCGCCCAGCGGCCCTCCCAGCCTCACCAGCCTCACCTCGCTCGCCAGCAACCCGCTCAG GTAA
- the sw gene encoding cytoplasmic dynein 1 intermediate chain isoform X5: MSSMSDRKAELERKKAKLQALREEKDRRRREKEQKDAEEALQRAATTSTLDSRRDLDEMLSSLGVAPVRDVLSSLSSMTSLTPPRTASPDVSMPHMDKASLPAQGVPRKPASLQVVAVQATDIPPKESVTYAKQTQTTAAAGAELRDGCSSNASPLAGYMEDWWRPRKAHATDYYVLTFDGDAARQGDEEDAAFHGKLPPGILPHGLPTVKEVQPAVTAAPLEKKEEEKEKKVRELSADEKQTIMLSAEFQKFMSRAGRVIERALAESVDIYTDYTGGGDGENAIDDKSVAKLSLVRTFYDERWSKGRCVTCLDWSSAHPELLLASYHNSDDAPHDPDGVCLVWNTKFKKTTPEDIFHCQSPVMSATFARFHPNLILGGTYSGQIVLWDNRIQKRTPVQRTPLSSLAHTHPVYCLSVVGSQNAHNLISVSTDGRLCSWSLDMLSQPQETLELQHRQSKAVAVTAMGFPHGDVNNFVLGSEDGNVYSGCLYGQRAGVAECWEAHAGAVTGVACHAAAGALDLAHLYLTCSVDWSVKLWSSKESKPLYSFEDSLDYVTDVRWSPIHPALFAAADAAGRLDLWNLNRDTEVPLASVQAEGGVAFNRVSWAPAGGHIVAGDDAGKIWVYELADSVAQPRHDEWSKLVYTLQELKHNQADDDDRLSLAPSGPPSLTSLTSLASNPLR, translated from the exons CAACGAGCCGCAACAACATCGACCCTGGACAGCCGCCGGGACCTGGACGAGATGCTGTCGTCGCTGGGAGTGGCTCCGGTGCGTGACGTGCTGTCGTCGCTGTCCTCCATGACGTCGCTGACGCCGCCGCGGACCGCGTCGCCCGACGTCAGTATGCCGCACATGGACAAAGCCAGTCTGCCCGCTCAGGG CGTGCCCCGGAAGCCGGCGTCGCTGCAGGTGGTGGCGGTGCAGGCCACGGATATCCCGCCGAAGGAGAGCGTGACGTACGCCAAGCAGACGCAGACCACCGCCGCGGCCGGCGCTGAGCTGAGGGATG GCTGCTCTTCCAATGCATCACCGCTTGCAGGATACATGGAGGACTGGTGGCGGCCGCGCAAAG CACACGCGACCGATTACTACG TGCTTACATTCGACGGCGACGCCGCGCGGCAAGGCGACGAGGAGGACGCCGCATTCCACGGCAAGCTGCCGCCCGGCATCCTGCCGCACGGCCTTCCCACCGTCAAGGAGGTCCAGCCCGCGGTCACCGCCGCGCCCCTGGAGAAGAAAGAGGAggagaaagaaaagaaag TACGCGAACTGAGCGCAGATGAGAAGCAAACCATAATGCTGTCAGCGGAGTTCCAGAAGTTCATGTCACGTGCGGGGCGCGTGATCGAGCGCGCGCTCGCGGAGTCCGTCGACATCTACACGGACTACACGGGCGGCGGCGACGGCGAGAACGCTAT TGACGACAAGTCAGTCGCGAAGTTGTCCCTAGTCCGGACATTCTACGACGAGCGCTGGTCCAAAGGCCGCTGCGTCACCTGCCTCGACTGGTCTTCAGCCCACCCCGAGCTGCTGCTGGCCTCGTACCACAACAGCGACGACGCCCCACACGACCCCGACGGAGTTTGTCTAGTGTGGAATACCAAGTTTAAGAAGACCACTCCAGAAGATATCTTCCATTGCCAATCGCCCGTTATGAGCGCTACATTCGCCAG GTTCCACCCAAATCTCATCCTGGGAGGAACATACTCTGGTCAAATCGTGTTGTGGGACAATCGCATCCAGAAACGAACGCCGGTGCAACGCACGCCTCTGTCTTCATTGGCTCACACG CATCCAGTATACTGCCTCTCCGTGGTAGGCAGTCAAAACGCCCACAATCTAATCTCGGTTTCGACCGACGGCCGCCTCTGCTCCTGGTCGCTGGACATGTTGTCTCAGCCTCAAGAGACGCTGGAGCTCCAACACAGGCAGAGCAAGGCTGTAGCGGTGACTGCAATGGGATTCCCGCATGGAGATGTCAACAACTTCGTGTTGGGAAGCGAAGACGGCAATGTTTATTCTG GATGCCTGTACGGACAGCGCGCGGGCGTGGCGGAGTGCTGGGAAGCGCACGCGGGCGCAGTCACGGGCGTGGCGTGTCACGCGGCCGCGGGGGCGCTCGACCTCGCGCATCTCTATCTCACCTGCTCCGTCGACTGGTCCGTCAAGCTCTGGTCCTCCAAG GAATCCAAGCCGCTGTACTCGTTCGAAGATAGCTTGGACTACGTGACTGACGTAAGATGGTCGCCCATACACCCGGCGCTGTTCGCGGCGGCCGACGCCGCTGGGAGACTGGACTTGTGGAATCTCAACAGAGACACTGAG GTTCCGCTCGCGTCCGTGCAGGCGGAGGGCGGCGTGGCCTTCAACAGGGTGTCGTGGGCGCCCGCCGGCGGACACATCGTCGCGGGCGACGACGCCGGGAAGATCTGGGTCTATGAACTGGCTGAT TCGGTGGCGCAGCCGCGCCACGACGAGTGGAGCAAGCTGGTGTACACGCTGCAGGAGCTGAAGCACAACCAAGCGGACGACGACGACCGCCTCAGCCTCGCGCCCAGCGGCCCTCCCAGCCTCACCAGCCTCACCTCGCTCGCCAGCAACCCGCTCAG GTAA
- the sw gene encoding cytoplasmic dynein 1 intermediate chain isoform X2: MSSMSDRKAELERKKAKLQALREEKDRRRREKEQKDAEEALQRAATTSTLDSRRDLDEMLSSLGVAPVRDVLSSLSSMTSLTPPRTASPDVSMPHMDKASLPAQGVPRKPASLQVVAVQATDIPPKESVTYAKQTQTTAAAGAELRDGCSSNASPLAGYMEDWWRPRKDEYNLNPGLEWEDEFTVLTFDGDAARQGDEEDAAFHGKLPPGILPHGLPTVKEVQPAVTAAPLEKKEEEKEKKVRELSADEKQTIMLSAEFQKFMSRAGRVIERALAESVDIYTDYTGGGDGENAIDDKSVAKLSLVRTFYDERWSKGRCVTCLDWSSAHPELLLASYHNSDDAPHDPDGVCLVWNTKFKKTTPEDIFHCQSPVMSATFARFHPNLILGGTYSGQIVLWDNRIQKRTPVQRTPLSSLAHTHPVYCLSVVGSQNAHNLISVSTDGRLCSWSLDMLSQPQETLELQHRQSKAVAVTAMGFPHGDVNNFVLGSEDGNVYSGCLYGQRAGVAECWEAHAGAVTGVACHAAAGALDLAHLYLTCSVDWSVKLWSSKESKPLYSFEDSLDYVTDVRWSPIHPALFAAADAAGRLDLWNLNRDTEVPLASVQAEGGVAFNRVSWAPAGGHIVAGDDAGKIWVYELADSVAQPRHDEWSKLVYTLQELKHNQADDDDRLSLAPSGPPSLTSLTSLASNPLR, translated from the exons CAACGAGCCGCAACAACATCGACCCTGGACAGCCGCCGGGACCTGGACGAGATGCTGTCGTCGCTGGGAGTGGCTCCGGTGCGTGACGTGCTGTCGTCGCTGTCCTCCATGACGTCGCTGACGCCGCCGCGGACCGCGTCGCCCGACGTCAGTATGCCGCACATGGACAAAGCCAGTCTGCCCGCTCAGGG CGTGCCCCGGAAGCCGGCGTCGCTGCAGGTGGTGGCGGTGCAGGCCACGGATATCCCGCCGAAGGAGAGCGTGACGTACGCCAAGCAGACGCAGACCACCGCCGCGGCCGGCGCTGAGCTGAGGGATG GCTGCTCTTCCAATGCATCACCGCTTGCAGGATACATGGAGGACTGGTGGCGGCCGCGCAAAG ATGAGTACAATCTAAACCCGGGTTTAGAGTGGGAGGACGAGTTTACAG TGCTTACATTCGACGGCGACGCCGCGCGGCAAGGCGACGAGGAGGACGCCGCATTCCACGGCAAGCTGCCGCCCGGCATCCTGCCGCACGGCCTTCCCACCGTCAAGGAGGTCCAGCCCGCGGTCACCGCCGCGCCCCTGGAGAAGAAAGAGGAggagaaagaaaagaaag TACGCGAACTGAGCGCAGATGAGAAGCAAACCATAATGCTGTCAGCGGAGTTCCAGAAGTTCATGTCACGTGCGGGGCGCGTGATCGAGCGCGCGCTCGCGGAGTCCGTCGACATCTACACGGACTACACGGGCGGCGGCGACGGCGAGAACGCTAT TGACGACAAGTCAGTCGCGAAGTTGTCCCTAGTCCGGACATTCTACGACGAGCGCTGGTCCAAAGGCCGCTGCGTCACCTGCCTCGACTGGTCTTCAGCCCACCCCGAGCTGCTGCTGGCCTCGTACCACAACAGCGACGACGCCCCACACGACCCCGACGGAGTTTGTCTAGTGTGGAATACCAAGTTTAAGAAGACCACTCCAGAAGATATCTTCCATTGCCAATCGCCCGTTATGAGCGCTACATTCGCCAG GTTCCACCCAAATCTCATCCTGGGAGGAACATACTCTGGTCAAATCGTGTTGTGGGACAATCGCATCCAGAAACGAACGCCGGTGCAACGCACGCCTCTGTCTTCATTGGCTCACACG CATCCAGTATACTGCCTCTCCGTGGTAGGCAGTCAAAACGCCCACAATCTAATCTCGGTTTCGACCGACGGCCGCCTCTGCTCCTGGTCGCTGGACATGTTGTCTCAGCCTCAAGAGACGCTGGAGCTCCAACACAGGCAGAGCAAGGCTGTAGCGGTGACTGCAATGGGATTCCCGCATGGAGATGTCAACAACTTCGTGTTGGGAAGCGAAGACGGCAATGTTTATTCTG GATGCCTGTACGGACAGCGCGCGGGCGTGGCGGAGTGCTGGGAAGCGCACGCGGGCGCAGTCACGGGCGTGGCGTGTCACGCGGCCGCGGGGGCGCTCGACCTCGCGCATCTCTATCTCACCTGCTCCGTCGACTGGTCCGTCAAGCTCTGGTCCTCCAAG GAATCCAAGCCGCTGTACTCGTTCGAAGATAGCTTGGACTACGTGACTGACGTAAGATGGTCGCCCATACACCCGGCGCTGTTCGCGGCGGCCGACGCCGCTGGGAGACTGGACTTGTGGAATCTCAACAGAGACACTGAG GTTCCGCTCGCGTCCGTGCAGGCGGAGGGCGGCGTGGCCTTCAACAGGGTGTCGTGGGCGCCCGCCGGCGGACACATCGTCGCGGGCGACGACGCCGGGAAGATCTGGGTCTATGAACTGGCTGAT TCGGTGGCGCAGCCGCGCCACGACGAGTGGAGCAAGCTGGTGTACACGCTGCAGGAGCTGAAGCACAACCAAGCGGACGACGACGACCGCCTCAGCCTCGCGCCCAGCGGCCCTCCCAGCCTCACCAGCCTCACCTCGCTCGCCAGCAACCCGCTCAG GTAA
- the sw gene encoding cytoplasmic dynein 1 intermediate chain isoform X1 encodes MSSMSDRKAELERKKAKLQALREEKDRRRREKEQKDAEEALQRAATTSTLDSRRDLDEMLSSLGVAPVRDVLSSLSSMTSLTPPRTASPDVSMPHMDKASLPAQGVPRKPASLQVVAVQATDIPPKESVTYAKQTQTTAAAGAELRDGCSSNASPLAGYMEDWWRPRKAHATDYYDEYNLNPGLEWEDEFTVLTFDGDAARQGDEEDAAFHGKLPPGILPHGLPTVKEVQPAVTAAPLEKKEEEKEKKVRELSADEKQTIMLSAEFQKFMSRAGRVIERALAESVDIYTDYTGGGDGENAIDDKSVAKLSLVRTFYDERWSKGRCVTCLDWSSAHPELLLASYHNSDDAPHDPDGVCLVWNTKFKKTTPEDIFHCQSPVMSATFARFHPNLILGGTYSGQIVLWDNRIQKRTPVQRTPLSSLAHTHPVYCLSVVGSQNAHNLISVSTDGRLCSWSLDMLSQPQETLELQHRQSKAVAVTAMGFPHGDVNNFVLGSEDGNVYSGCLYGQRAGVAECWEAHAGAVTGVACHAAAGALDLAHLYLTCSVDWSVKLWSSKESKPLYSFEDSLDYVTDVRWSPIHPALFAAADAAGRLDLWNLNRDTEVPLASVQAEGGVAFNRVSWAPAGGHIVAGDDAGKIWVYELADSVAQPRHDEWSKLVYTLQELKHNQADDDDRLSLAPSGPPSLTSLTSLASNPLR; translated from the exons CAACGAGCCGCAACAACATCGACCCTGGACAGCCGCCGGGACCTGGACGAGATGCTGTCGTCGCTGGGAGTGGCTCCGGTGCGTGACGTGCTGTCGTCGCTGTCCTCCATGACGTCGCTGACGCCGCCGCGGACCGCGTCGCCCGACGTCAGTATGCCGCACATGGACAAAGCCAGTCTGCCCGCTCAGGG CGTGCCCCGGAAGCCGGCGTCGCTGCAGGTGGTGGCGGTGCAGGCCACGGATATCCCGCCGAAGGAGAGCGTGACGTACGCCAAGCAGACGCAGACCACCGCCGCGGCCGGCGCTGAGCTGAGGGATG GCTGCTCTTCCAATGCATCACCGCTTGCAGGATACATGGAGGACTGGTGGCGGCCGCGCAAAG CACACGCGACCGATTACTACG ATGAGTACAATCTAAACCCGGGTTTAGAGTGGGAGGACGAGTTTACAG TGCTTACATTCGACGGCGACGCCGCGCGGCAAGGCGACGAGGAGGACGCCGCATTCCACGGCAAGCTGCCGCCCGGCATCCTGCCGCACGGCCTTCCCACCGTCAAGGAGGTCCAGCCCGCGGTCACCGCCGCGCCCCTGGAGAAGAAAGAGGAggagaaagaaaagaaag TACGCGAACTGAGCGCAGATGAGAAGCAAACCATAATGCTGTCAGCGGAGTTCCAGAAGTTCATGTCACGTGCGGGGCGCGTGATCGAGCGCGCGCTCGCGGAGTCCGTCGACATCTACACGGACTACACGGGCGGCGGCGACGGCGAGAACGCTAT TGACGACAAGTCAGTCGCGAAGTTGTCCCTAGTCCGGACATTCTACGACGAGCGCTGGTCCAAAGGCCGCTGCGTCACCTGCCTCGACTGGTCTTCAGCCCACCCCGAGCTGCTGCTGGCCTCGTACCACAACAGCGACGACGCCCCACACGACCCCGACGGAGTTTGTCTAGTGTGGAATACCAAGTTTAAGAAGACCACTCCAGAAGATATCTTCCATTGCCAATCGCCCGTTATGAGCGCTACATTCGCCAG GTTCCACCCAAATCTCATCCTGGGAGGAACATACTCTGGTCAAATCGTGTTGTGGGACAATCGCATCCAGAAACGAACGCCGGTGCAACGCACGCCTCTGTCTTCATTGGCTCACACG CATCCAGTATACTGCCTCTCCGTGGTAGGCAGTCAAAACGCCCACAATCTAATCTCGGTTTCGACCGACGGCCGCCTCTGCTCCTGGTCGCTGGACATGTTGTCTCAGCCTCAAGAGACGCTGGAGCTCCAACACAGGCAGAGCAAGGCTGTAGCGGTGACTGCAATGGGATTCCCGCATGGAGATGTCAACAACTTCGTGTTGGGAAGCGAAGACGGCAATGTTTATTCTG GATGCCTGTACGGACAGCGCGCGGGCGTGGCGGAGTGCTGGGAAGCGCACGCGGGCGCAGTCACGGGCGTGGCGTGTCACGCGGCCGCGGGGGCGCTCGACCTCGCGCATCTCTATCTCACCTGCTCCGTCGACTGGTCCGTCAAGCTCTGGTCCTCCAAG GAATCCAAGCCGCTGTACTCGTTCGAAGATAGCTTGGACTACGTGACTGACGTAAGATGGTCGCCCATACACCCGGCGCTGTTCGCGGCGGCCGACGCCGCTGGGAGACTGGACTTGTGGAATCTCAACAGAGACACTGAG GTTCCGCTCGCGTCCGTGCAGGCGGAGGGCGGCGTGGCCTTCAACAGGGTGTCGTGGGCGCCCGCCGGCGGACACATCGTCGCGGGCGACGACGCCGGGAAGATCTGGGTCTATGAACTGGCTGAT TCGGTGGCGCAGCCGCGCCACGACGAGTGGAGCAAGCTGGTGTACACGCTGCAGGAGCTGAAGCACAACCAAGCGGACGACGACGACCGCCTCAGCCTCGCGCCCAGCGGCCCTCCCAGCCTCACCAGCCTCACCTCGCTCGCCAGCAACCCGCTCAG GTAA